The DNA sequence GGCTCATCTTGTCAGGCATCGTGAAGATGCACTTGTAGCCCTTCAGCGCCGCGGCGATCGCCAGGCCCACGCCCGTGTTGCCGCTGGTGCCCTCGACGATCGTGCCGCCGGGCTTCAGCTTGCCCTCGGCCTCGAAGCGCTCGATCATCGGCAGGCCTATGCGGTCCTTCACCGATCCGCCGGGATTGAAGAACTCCGCCTTGCCGTAGACCGGCGTGCGGATGCCGGCGGTGACTTTGTTCAGGCGAATGAGCGGCGTCCACGCAATCGTGTCGAGCACGTGCGCGTACGGCGTCTTGTGGCGCGGATGTTGGTCGGACATGGCAGGCGGATGTTGGGGGGTGCGGTGCGCGGAAACGTGCCGCGCGCCGCATCCCTCGAATCTACGCCCGCCCCGACGGCGGCGGGACCTCACCGCGTGCAGCCGCCGAGAGCTCGGCGAGCAGGGCCAGCGCCTGCAGCGGCGTGAGCCCGTTCGCATCCACCTCGCGCAGGCGCTCCACCAACGGGTCCGGCCCGCTGAACAGGGCGAGCTGGTCGCCGGCCGGCGCCGCTGCGGCGGCGCGCCGCGCGCCACCCGCCAGCGCCGGCACCAGCTGCTCGCCCTCGAGCACCTTCAGCAGCGCCCGCGCCCGCGCGATCACCGGCGCCGGCAAGCCGGCGAGCCGACCGACTTCGATGCCGTACGAGCGGTCCGCGCCCCCCGGCCGCAGGCGATGCAGGAACAGGATGCGCTCCCCCGCCTCCTCCACCGCCACGTTATAGTTGCGCACCGATACGAATTCATCGGCCAACTGCGTCAGCTCATGATAGTGCGTCGCGAAGATCGTCTTGCAGCGCACCCGCTCGTGCAGGTGCTCGCTCACCGCCCACGCAATCGACAGGCCGTCCCAGGTCGCCGTGCCGCGGCCGATCTCGTCGAGCAGCACCAGCGACCGCGCCGTCGCGCTATGCAGGATCGCGCTCGTCTCGGCCATCTCCACCATGAACGTCGACTGGCCGCGCACGAGGTTGTCGCTCGCGCCCACGCGCGTGAACACGCGGTCGCACACGCCCACCCGCGCCGACGCCGCCGCCACGAAGCCGCCCATCTGCGCCATCAGCACGAGCAAGCCGACTTGCCGCAGGATCGTGCTCTTGCCCGCCATGTTCGGGCCCGTGAGGATGATCATCCGCGCATCGGGGGCGAGCGCCACGTCGTTCGGGATGAACTGGTCGCGCGGCATCATGCGCTCCACCACGGGATGCCGCCCGCCGACGATCTCCAACACGGCCTCGTCGTCCACCGCCGGCCGCACGTATCCCTCGCGCGCCGCGACTTCCGCCAGCGCCGCGAAGACATCCAGCGTGGCCACCCGCACCGCAATCGCCTGCAAGCCCGCGATCGCCTGCCCGACCTCGCGGCGCAGGGCCTCGAAGACCCGGCGCTCGATGGCCTCGATGCGTTCGGTCGCGCCCAGCACCTTCTCCTCGAAGTCCTTCAACGCCGGCGTGACGTAGCGTTCGGCGCCGGTGAGTGTCTGCCGCCGCTGGTACTCGGCGGGCACGCTGTCGCGATGCGCGTTCGTGATCTCGATGTAGTACCCGAACACGCGGTTGTAGCCGACCTTGAGCGACGTGATGCCCGTGCGCTCCCGCTCCTGCGCCTGGAGCGCGGCGATGGCATCCTTGCCGCCCGTCGCCACGGCGCGCAGGTCATCGAGCTCCGCGTCCTGGCCCGCCGCGATGGTCTCGCCCTCGCCGAACGAGAGCGGCGGACGCTCCATGAGCGTGTCGCGGATGCGCGCCGCCAACGGCGCCGCGTCGTCCCAGCCATCGACGAGTGTCGCCAGCACGCCGCCGCAGCGCGTGCGCCGCAGCGCGGCGAGCACGCCTGGCAGGCGCGCGAGCGAATCGCCGAGGGCGCGCAGCTCGCGCGGGGTCGCGCGCTGCGCCGCCGCCTTGCCGGCCAACCGCTCCACGTCACGCACCCCATCGAGCGTCTCGCGGAGTGCCGCGCGCGCCGGGCCATCGGCGTGCAGCGAGTCCACCGCATCGAGCCGTGCCGCGATCGCCGCCACATCGGTGAGCGGTGCGAGGATCCATTGCCGCAGCAATCGGGCGCCCATCGGCGTCTGCGTGCG is a window from the Pseudogemmatithrix spongiicola genome containing:
- the mutS gene encoding DNA mismatch repair protein MutS, whose product is MKASGETPLMAQYREIKARHPDAILFFRMGDFYEMFYDDAEVAARVLGLTLTSRNNGGAAEVPLAGIPVKAANEYLRRFVAQGFRVAICEQVEDPKLAKGIVKREVIETITPGAAFSDDLLDSGRNNFLCALVLRAASAGGAAPGGRGARADAVYVGIAAADLSTGEFRLVTTTRADADAVLARLAPREVVVPSAEAQGAAELDALLAPLGALVTARQPWEFDHERAADALTQQFAVASLEGFGVQPDDAPALGAAGALLRYLREVQPSGVPHLARPVVERPGGVMPLDEMTRRNLELVESLRGGEDTAGTLLSVLDRTQTPMGARLLRQWILAPLTDVAAIAARLDAVDSLHADGPARAALRETLDGVRDVERLAGKAAAQRATPRELRALGDSLARLPGVLAALRRTRCGGVLATLVDGWDDAAPLAARIRDTLMERPPLSFGEGETIAAGQDAELDDLRAVATGGKDAIAALQAQERERTGITSLKVGYNRVFGYYIEITNAHRDSVPAEYQRRQTLTGAERYVTPALKDFEEKVLGATERIEAIERRVFEALRREVGQAIAGLQAIAVRVATLDVFAALAEVAAREGYVRPAVDDEAVLEIVGGRHPVVERMMPRDQFIPNDVALAPDARMIILTGPNMAGKSTILRQVGLLVLMAQMGGFVAAASARVGVCDRVFTRVGASDNLVRGQSTFMVEMAETSAILHSATARSLVLLDEIGRGTATWDGLSIAWAVSEHLHERVRCKTIFATHYHELTQLADEFVSVRNYNVAVEEAGERILFLHRLRPGGADRSYGIEVGRLAGLPAPVIARARALLKVLEGEQLVPALAGGARRAAAAAPAGDQLALFSGPDPLVERLREVDANGLTPLQALALLAELSAAARGEVPPPSGRA